A genomic stretch from Camelus dromedarius isolate mCamDro1 chromosome 10, mCamDro1.pat, whole genome shotgun sequence includes:
- the ZBTB26 gene encoding zinc finger and BTB domain-containing protein 26: protein MSERSDLLHFKFENYGDSMLQKMNKLREENKFCDVTVLIDDIEVQGHKIVFAAGSPFLRDQFLLNDSREVKISILQSSEVGRQLLLSCYSGVLEFPEMELVNYLTAASFLQMSHIVERCTQALWKFIKPKQPMDSKEGCEPQSASPQSKEHQGDARGSPKQDSPCIHPSEDSMDMEDSDIQIVKVESIGDVSEVRSKKDQNQFISSEPTALHSSEPQHSLINSTVENRVSEIEQNHLHNYALSYTGSDNIIMASKDVFGPNIRGVDKGLQWHHQCPKCTRVFRHLENYANHLKMHKLFMCLLCGKTFTQKGNLHRHMRVHAGIKPFQCKICGKTFSQKCSLQDHLNLHSGDKPHKCNYCDMVFAHKPVLRKHLKQLHGKNSFDNANERNVQDLTVDFDSFACTTVSDSKGCQPQPDATQVLDAGKLAQAVLNLRNDSTCVN from the coding sequence ATGTCTGAAAGATCAGATCTCCTTCACTTCAAGTTTGAAAATTATGGAGATTCAATGttacaaaaaatgaacaaattaagagaagagaataaatttTGTGATGTTACAGTTCTCATAGATGATATTGAGGTGCAGGGGCATAAAATTGTGTTTGCTGCAGGTTCCCCCTTCTTAAGAGACCAGTTTTTACTGAACGATTCCAGAGAGGTGAAAATCTCCATATTACAGAGTTCCGAAGTGGGGAGACAATTGCTCTTATCCTGTTATAGTGGTGTGCTGGAATTCCCTGAGATGGAACTGGTAAATTACTTGACTGCTGCGAGTTTTCTTCAGATGAGCCACATTGTAGAACGGTGCACGCAGGCCTTGTGGAAGTTTATAAAGCCAAAACAACCAATGGATAGTAAAGAGGGATGTGAACCACAGAGTGCTTCTCCCCAGTCAAAAGAACATCAGGGAGATGCCAGAGGCTCCCCAAAGCAGGACTCACCTTGTATTCATCCATCTGAAGACAGTATGGATATGGAGGACAGTGATATTCAGATTGTTAAGGTAGAATCTATTGGGGATGTATCAGAGGTTAGAAGTAAAAAAGATCAGAACCAGTTTATTTCTTCTGAACCCACTGCTTTACATTCATCAGAGCCCCAGCACTCTCTGATAAATTcaactgtggaaaacagagtaagtgaaaTAGAACAGAACCATCTCCACAATTATGCCCTCTCCTACACAGGCAGTGATAACATCATCATGGCCTCAAAAGATGTCTTTGGGCCTAATATTCGAGGTGTAGACAAAGGCCTACAGTGGCATCACCAATGCCCAAAGTGTACCAGGGTGTTTCGCCACCTGGAGAACTACGCCAACCACTTAAAAATGCACAAACTCTTTATGTGTCTACTCTGCGGCAAGACTTTTACTCAGAAAGGCAACCTTCATCGACACATGCGTGTGCATGCCGGCATTAAACCTTTCCAGTGTAAAATCTGTGGGAAAACCTTTTCTCAGAAGTGTTCCTTACAGGATCATCTTAACCTTCACAGTGGAGATAAGCCCCATAAGTGTAACTATTGTGACATGGTTTTTGCACATAAGCCAGTTTTGAGGAAACACCTTAAACAGCTGCATGGCAAAAACAGCTTTGATAATGCCAATGAAAGAAATGTGCAAGACCTCACAGTGgattttgattcttttgcatgtacaACAGTCTCAGACTCTAAAGGGTGTCAGCCACAGCCTGATGCAACGCAGGTGCTGGATGCAGGTAAACTGGCCCAAGCTGTCCTGAACTTAAGGAATGATAGTACTTGTGTAAATTGA
- the ZBTB6 gene encoding zinc finger and BTB domain-containing protein 6: protein MAAESEILHFQFEQQGDLVLQKMNLLRQQNLFCDVSIYINDTEFQGHKVILAACSTFMRDQFLLTQSKHVRITILQSAEVGRKLLLSCYTGALEVKRKELLKYLTAASYLQMVHIVEKCTEALSKYLEIDLSMKNSSQHADLCQSSDPDVKNEEENSDKDCEIIEISEDSSVNIDFPVKEEESSALQSTVESLTSERNEMRSPELSSVDPGFKDNEIRILHVESISDGGVENEKFSQPCTSSKASMYFSETQHSLINSTVESRVAEVPGNQDQSLFCENTEGSHGTVNEIQSLEDAYSLRHQCPRCPRGFLHVENYLRHLKMHKLFLCLQCGKTFTQKKNLNRHIRGHMGIRPFQCTVCLKTFTAKSTLQDHLNIHSGDRPYKCHCCDMDFKHKSALKKHLTSVHGRSSGEKLPRHDLERQNL, encoded by the coding sequence ATGGCTGCTGAGTCTGAAATTCTGCACTTCCAGTTTGAACAGCAAGGAGATTTAGTCTTGCAGAAAATGAATCTTTTGAGACAGCAGAATTTATTTTGCGATGTGTCAATTTATATTAATGACACTGAGTTCCAGGGGCATAAGGTGATTTTAGCTGCTTGCTCCACTTTCATGAGAGATCAGTTTTTACTCACACAGTCAAAACATGTCAGAATCACCATCTTGCAGAGTGCAGAAGTTGGCAGAAAATTGTTGCTCTCTTGCTATACTGGAGCACTTGAAGTTAAGAGGAAAGAGCTTTTGAAATATTTGACTGCTGCTAGTTACCTTCAGATGGTTCACATTGTAGAAAAGTGCACAGAAGCTTTGTCAAAGTATCTGGAAATTGATCTTTCTATGAAAAATAGCAGTCAGCATGCTGACTTGTGTCAATCCTCTGATCCAGATGttaagaatgaagaagaaaattcaGATAAAGACTGTGAAATAATTGAAATTTCAGAAGATAGTTCTGTAAATATAGATTTCCCTGttaaagaagaggaaagcagTGCTTTACAGTCTACAGTAGAGAGCTTGACATCAGAGAGAAACGAAATGAGGTCACCAGAGCTGTCTTCAGTAGACCCAGGTTTTAAAGACAATGAAATTCGTATCCTCCATGTGGAATCTATCAGTGATGGAGGTGTAGAAAATGAGAAGTTTTCACAGCCTTGTACCTCTTCAAAAGCAAGCATGTATTTTTCTGAAACACAGCATTCACTGATCAATTCTACAGTTGAGAGCAGAGTGGCCGAAGTTCCTGGGAATCAAGATCAGAGCTTATTTTGTGAGAATACTGAAGGAAGTCATGGGACAGTGAATGAGATCCAAAGTCTAGAGGATGCGTATTCACTGAGGCACCAGTGCCCCCGGTGTCCTCGTGGGTTTCTTCATGTTGAAAACTATCTGCGCCACCTTAAGATGCATAAACTGTTCTTGTGCTTACAGTGTGGGAAAACATTTACgcagaagaaaaatctcaaccGCCATATTCGAGGGCACATGGGCATACGGCCCTTTCAGTGTACTGTGTGCTTGAAGACATTTACTGCTAAAAGCACACTTCAGGACCACCTGAACATACACAGTGGGGATCGGCCGTACAAATGCCACTGTTGTGATATGGATTTCAAGCACAAATCTGCCCTCAAAAAGCACTTAACCTCTGTCCATGGCAGAAGCAGTGGTGAAAAACTACCCAGGCATGATCTTGAAAGGCAAAATCTATAA